A genomic region of Pseudomonas sp. KU43P contains the following coding sequences:
- a CDS encoding LysR substrate-binding domain-containing protein, producing MNNMPLNEDLRVFVAVARKTSFNAVAEEFGVSAGYVSKRIRVLEDSLGTKLLHRSTRRVSITEEGERVFHWALRVLDDLDQLIQEVSTVQGEPRGLLRICSSFGFGHKVVAPLISQMTAAHPGLTVRFEMFDRIVDIASEGFDLDVRIGDEIAPHLIAKKLASNRRILCAAPAYLERRGVPKSLEDLARHDCLVIKERDHPFGVWRLRNGANTASVKVTGPLSTNHGEVAMEWCVDGRGILLRSLWDVGPQLESGTLVQVLPQWDQEANVWAVYPNRLNRSAKVRTCVEFLAAHLAAMDRGRA from the coding sequence ATGAACAATATGCCGTTGAACGAGGACCTTAGGGTCTTCGTTGCAGTTGCCCGAAAAACCAGCTTCAACGCGGTGGCCGAAGAGTTCGGTGTATCAGCCGGCTATGTCAGCAAACGCATTCGAGTCCTGGAGGACTCGCTGGGCACGAAGCTGCTTCACCGCAGCACTCGCCGCGTCTCGATCACGGAGGAAGGTGAGCGGGTGTTCCATTGGGCGTTGCGTGTGCTCGATGACCTTGACCAGTTGATCCAGGAAGTATCCACAGTCCAGGGAGAACCCCGCGGGCTGCTGCGAATCTGCAGCAGCTTCGGGTTCGGGCACAAAGTGGTTGCCCCGCTGATTTCGCAGATGACCGCGGCCCATCCGGGCCTCACTGTCCGGTTCGAAATGTTCGACCGGATCGTCGATATCGCTTCAGAAGGGTTCGATCTGGATGTCCGGATTGGCGACGAGATTGCGCCTCACCTGATCGCGAAGAAGCTTGCGTCCAATCGCCGAATCCTCTGCGCGGCCCCTGCGTACCTCGAACGAAGAGGTGTGCCGAAATCCCTGGAGGATCTCGCTCGTCATGACTGCCTTGTCATCAAGGAGCGCGATCATCCTTTTGGTGTGTGGCGCCTGAGGAATGGCGCAAACACCGCAAGCGTGAAGGTCACAGGGCCGCTCTCGACCAACCACGGGGAAGTAGCGATGGAGTGGTGTGTCGATGGACGCGGAATTCTCCTTCGTTCGTTGTGGGACGTAGGCCCGCAGCTTGAGTCAGGGACTCTTGTGCAGGTGCTGCCTCAATGGGATCAGGAAGCGAACGTCTGGGCGGTCTATCCCAATCGCTTGAACCGTTCGGCCAAAGTCCGAACGTGCGTTGAGTTCCTCGCGGCACACCTGGCGGCCATGGACCGGGGCAGGGCATAG
- a CDS encoding PDR/VanB family oxidoreductase, whose product MASAYEMFSVRVTEVEQATAQIKRFTLARADGQPMPAFTGGSHVIVKMAEGLSNAYSLMSDPRDLSRYQIGVRLEEQSKGGSAFMHEKVEVGTELTISTPNNLFGLDTAAGKHVMIAGGIGITPFLSQLHELEGGDVPYELHYAFRSPDHGAFQGQLVDGPHAGNISLYVDSLGRRLDLPALYAGLSDDAHVYVCGPKPLIDAVVEGAKAAGIADARVHFEQFAAAPAAGGAFTLVLGRSGRELQVEEGMTIIQAIENVKAAQVECLCREGVCGTCETRILEGEAEHVDQYLSDEEKASQQTMMICVSRARGSRLVIDL is encoded by the coding sequence ATGGCCAGTGCTTACGAGATGTTTAGTGTGCGAGTGACCGAAGTTGAACAGGCGACTGCGCAAATCAAGCGTTTCACGCTTGCGCGTGCCGATGGTCAACCCATGCCGGCCTTCACGGGGGGTAGCCACGTGATCGTGAAGATGGCGGAAGGCCTCAGCAACGCGTATTCCTTGATGAGTGATCCCAGGGACCTGTCCCGGTACCAGATCGGGGTACGTTTGGAGGAGCAATCCAAGGGTGGCTCTGCCTTCATGCATGAGAAGGTCGAGGTCGGCACCGAGCTCACCATCTCGACGCCGAACAACCTGTTCGGCCTCGACACCGCTGCCGGCAAGCATGTGATGATCGCCGGCGGAATCGGGATCACACCTTTCCTGTCGCAACTTCACGAGTTGGAAGGGGGTGATGTTCCCTACGAACTTCATTATGCGTTTCGCAGCCCCGATCATGGTGCGTTCCAAGGGCAATTGGTCGACGGCCCGCATGCCGGAAATATCAGCTTGTACGTCGACAGCCTTGGACGTCGCCTTGACCTCCCGGCGTTGTATGCAGGGCTGAGCGATGATGCGCACGTTTATGTGTGCGGCCCGAAGCCCTTGATCGACGCGGTCGTCGAAGGCGCCAAGGCTGCTGGCATCGCCGACGCCCGGGTGCATTTCGAGCAGTTCGCCGCCGCTCCGGCTGCCGGCGGTGCATTTACCCTTGTACTCGGGAGGTCCGGTCGGGAGCTTCAGGTCGAGGAGGGCATGACTATCATCCAGGCCATTGAGAACGTCAAAGCCGCCCAGGTGGAATGCCTTTGCCGTGAAGGCGTTTGCGGTACCTGTGAGACTCGCATCCTCGAAGGCGAAGCCGAGCACGTTGACCAATACCTTTCCGATGAAGAAAAAGCCTCCCAGCAAACCATGATGATCTGCGTCTCCCGCGCACGTGGCTCAAGGTTGGTCATCGACCTCTGA
- a CDS encoding aromatic ring-hydroxylating oxygenase subunit alpha produces MTKFQRLPADFCSDHEKAFTIPATFYTSGDVFEHEKEQIFAKSWICVGHRSEVAQNNDYITREVIGESIIVIRGRDSVLRAFYNVCPHRGHQLLEGSGKAKNVIACPYHAWTFKLDGDLTHVRNCDQVEAFDKGDFSLVQLRVEEYAGFIFINMDNEAGPVEDQLPGLQKSMREACTVIDDLQLAARFVSHTPANWKSIVDNYLECYHCGPAHPSFADSVDVGQYGHTLHGNWTLQYGIAKSSEQSFKVDESVKDPSFAGYWAWPCTMFNVPPGANFMTVIYEFPVDAETTLQHYDIYFLNKEITPEQQVLIDWYREVFRPEDLRLVESVQKGLKSRGYRGQGRIMVDKERSGISEHGIAHFHNLIAVAHLD; encoded by the coding sequence ATGACCAAGTTCCAACGCCTGCCAGCTGATTTCTGCAGCGATCACGAAAAGGCGTTCACCATTCCGGCCACGTTCTACACCAGCGGGGATGTGTTCGAGCACGAGAAAGAGCAGATCTTCGCCAAGAGCTGGATCTGCGTCGGCCATCGCAGCGAAGTGGCCCAGAACAACGACTACATCACCCGTGAAGTGATCGGCGAGAGCATCATCGTCATCCGTGGGCGTGACAGCGTGCTGCGCGCCTTCTACAACGTGTGCCCGCATCGTGGCCACCAGCTGCTCGAGGGCAGCGGTAAGGCCAAGAATGTCATCGCCTGCCCGTACCATGCCTGGACCTTCAAGCTCGATGGCGACCTGACCCATGTGCGCAACTGCGACCAGGTCGAAGCGTTCGACAAGGGTGATTTCAGCCTCGTCCAGCTACGCGTGGAAGAGTACGCAGGCTTCATCTTCATCAATATGGACAATGAAGCAGGCCCGGTGGAAGACCAGCTGCCCGGTCTGCAGAAGAGCATGCGCGAGGCTTGCACCGTCATCGACGACCTGCAATTGGCTGCGCGTTTCGTAAGCCATACGCCTGCGAACTGGAAGTCGATCGTCGACAACTACCTGGAGTGCTACCACTGCGGCCCAGCGCACCCAAGCTTTGCCGATTCGGTAGACGTCGGCCAGTACGGGCACACGCTGCATGGCAACTGGACCCTGCAGTACGGCATCGCCAAGTCGTCCGAGCAATCGTTCAAGGTCGACGAGTCAGTCAAGGATCCGTCCTTCGCAGGCTACTGGGCCTGGCCGTGCACGATGTTCAACGTGCCGCCGGGAGCCAACTTCATGACCGTCATCTATGAATTCCCGGTCGATGCAGAAACCACGCTGCAGCACTACGACATCTACTTCCTGAACAAGGAAATCACGCCGGAGCAGCAAGTGCTGATCGACTGGTATCGCGAAGTGTTCCGCCCTGAAGACCTGCGGTTGGTCGAGAGCGTGCAGAAGGGGCTCAAGTCGCGGGGTTACCGTGGCCAAGGCCGCATCATGGTCGACAAGGAACGCTCCGGCATCAGTGAGCACGGTATCGCTCACTTCCACAATCTCATCGCGGTTGCTCATTTGGACTAA
- a CDS encoding PAS domain-containing protein: protein MQENSFAFRLKELLEHNKLTLQAVGTALGISRTAVHKWTKGGEIDYDNLRKLADFLRVNWLWLRYGQEALSSVQQAEPVELPMTDLRRRYAAEIMESEARMKLAQEGARIVTWEWNLISDEVTYSSNVKDVYGWTISSNEDFWSHLPAEDVQAMQAMYERMISSGEHCDYEYRMYQPDDSVRWISSRSTVIHDAADRPIKVVGISMDNTAAKVEQQALLLRIRELEAKLTAASDA, encoded by the coding sequence ATGCAGGAAAACAGCTTCGCCTTCCGCCTCAAGGAACTGCTTGAACACAACAAGTTGACCCTCCAGGCGGTCGGTACCGCACTTGGCATATCCCGCACCGCTGTCCACAAATGGACCAAGGGCGGTGAGATCGACTACGACAACCTGCGCAAGCTTGCCGACTTTCTTCGGGTGAACTGGCTCTGGCTACGTTATGGTCAGGAGGCACTGAGCAGCGTCCAGCAAGCAGAGCCTGTCGAGCTGCCGATGACCGACCTGCGCCGGCGCTACGCGGCCGAAATCATGGAAAGCGAAGCGCGGATGAAGCTCGCCCAGGAAGGCGCTCGTATCGTGACTTGGGAATGGAATCTGATCAGTGACGAGGTGACCTATTCCTCGAACGTCAAGGACGTGTACGGCTGGACCATCAGTTCGAACGAGGACTTCTGGAGCCATTTGCCCGCCGAGGACGTTCAGGCGATGCAGGCAATGTACGAGCGGATGATCAGCAGTGGTGAGCACTGCGATTACGAGTACCGGATGTACCAGCCCGATGACAGTGTGCGGTGGATCTCGTCTCGCTCGACCGTGATACACGACGCTGCCGATCGCCCCATCAAGGTTGTCGGTATCAGCATGGATAACACCGCCGCAAAGGTCGAACAGCAGGCACTGCTGCTGAGGATCAGAGAGCTGGAAGCGAAGCTGACTGCGGCTAGCGACGCCTAG
- a CDS encoding BCCT family transporter: protein MFYLNKKVDVFLITMSLVAVLLTVVGLAAFPEQAGVAANQLFEWATRSFGTAVQLIIFGSTLAVLLVAFSKYGNIRLGSGKPEYSTTTWVFMFICAGMGSSTLYWGVMEWAYYYQTPGLNIAPQSREALEYSVGYSFFHWGISAWSIYALASLAMAYHFHARKKSGLNLASIVEAVTGLKATGPVGRIVDLIFLLTMMGALTVSLALTASTLTRGLSGLVGTPDTFTVQVMLIGVIAVLFSLSSYIGIDGGLQKLSKIVCYGALVFAAVVLLVGPTQFTINNTANGIGLMIQNYVHMSLFTDPAGEGEFTRNWTVFYWLWWISYAPGVAMFVTRVSRGRQIKEVVLALILGGSVGCWFFFGALESYSMHQFITGAIDVPRILTEHGGESAVEAVILGLPWGKVFLAVYLFIMAVFCASHMDAAAYAVAATSTRNLQEGEDPSPTHRLFWCVTLTLVPLAMLFAKASLSTMKTAVVLTAIPFTVILLIKVYGFFKWMLADYGSVPAHLIEEEAAAMAQDERPATLGEVAKPAATAAALAQ from the coding sequence ATGTTCTACCTCAACAAAAAGGTTGATGTGTTCCTCATCACCATGAGCCTTGTCGCCGTGCTGCTGACAGTGGTCGGCCTGGCCGCCTTCCCCGAGCAAGCCGGCGTTGCTGCCAATCAACTCTTTGAATGGGCCACACGATCCTTCGGCACGGCCGTGCAGCTGATCATCTTCGGCAGCACCCTTGCGGTGCTCCTGGTGGCTTTCAGCAAGTACGGCAATATCCGCCTGGGTTCGGGCAAGCCCGAATACTCCACCACCACCTGGGTGTTCATGTTCATCTGCGCGGGTATGGGGTCTTCCACCCTGTACTGGGGCGTGATGGAGTGGGCTTACTACTACCAGACCCCCGGCCTGAACATTGCCCCGCAATCGCGCGAGGCACTTGAGTACAGCGTCGGCTATTCATTCTTCCACTGGGGCATCAGCGCCTGGTCGATCTACGCCCTGGCGTCGCTGGCCATGGCCTATCACTTCCATGCGCGTAAAAAGAGTGGACTGAATCTGGCGTCGATTGTCGAGGCCGTCACCGGGCTCAAGGCTACCGGGCCTGTGGGCCGGATCGTGGACTTGATCTTCCTGTTGACCATGATGGGCGCGCTCACCGTTTCCCTGGCGCTTACCGCTTCGACATTGACCCGTGGCCTGTCGGGCCTGGTTGGTACACCCGACACCTTCACCGTCCAGGTGATGCTGATCGGCGTGATTGCAGTGCTGTTCTCGCTGAGCTCCTATATCGGCATCGATGGCGGCCTGCAGAAGCTCAGCAAGATCGTCTGCTACGGTGCGCTAGTCTTCGCCGCGGTGGTGCTGCTGGTCGGCCCGACCCAGTTCACCATCAACAACACGGCCAATGGCATTGGCCTGATGATCCAGAACTACGTGCACATGAGCCTGTTCACTGACCCCGCTGGCGAGGGCGAATTCACCCGCAACTGGACGGTGTTCTATTGGCTCTGGTGGATTTCCTACGCACCAGGTGTGGCGATGTTCGTGACGCGCGTGTCGCGCGGCCGGCAGATCAAGGAAGTGGTGCTGGCGCTGATTCTGGGCGGCAGCGTGGGTTGCTGGTTCTTCTTCGGTGCGCTGGAAAGCTACAGCATGCATCAGTTCATCACCGGCGCGATCGACGTGCCTCGGATCCTCACCGAACACGGCGGCGAAAGTGCTGTTGAAGCGGTGATCTTGGGCCTGCCCTGGGGCAAGGTGTTCCTGGCGGTGTACCTGTTCATCATGGCAGTGTTCTGTGCTTCGCACATGGACGCTGCCGCCTACGCCGTGGCCGCAACCAGTACCCGCAACCTCCAGGAAGGCGAAGACCCGTCGCCCACCCACCGCCTGTTCTGGTGCGTGACCCTGACCCTGGTCCCACTGGCCATGCTGTTCGCCAAGGCCTCGCTGTCGACCATGAAGACGGCAGTGGTGCTGACGGCCATCCCGTTCACCGTGATCCTGCTGATCAAGGTGTATGGCTTCTTCAAATGGATGTTGGCGGATTACGGTTCGGTGCCGGCCCACCTCATCGAGGAAGAGGCTGCAGCCATGGCGCAGGACGAGCGCCCTGCGACCCTGGGCGAAGTGGCCAAGCCAGCCGCAACTGCGGCGGCATTGGCTCAGTGA
- a CDS encoding tartrate dehydrogenase, with translation MTKTLKIAAIAGDGIGKEVMPEGLRVLEAAARRFGFGLEYHHFEWASCDYYLQHGKMMPDDWKEQLSGMDAIFFGAVGWPDTVPDHISLWGSLLKFRREFDQYINLRPVRLFEGVPCPLANRKPGDIDYYVVRENTEGEYTSLGGIMYENTEREIVIQESVYSRHGANRLLKYAFDLAQSRPRKHVTLATKSNGVAISMPWWDARADDVAKDYPEITLDKQHIDILAARFVLQPGRFDVVAATNLFGDILSDLGPATTGTIGIAPSANLNPERVFPSLFEPVHGSAPDIYGQNIANPIAMIWSGALMLDFLGQREAHDAILRAIEQVLKEGPRTRDLGGVASTTEVGEAVAALV, from the coding sequence ATGACAAAGACCCTGAAGATCGCGGCTATCGCAGGTGACGGGATCGGCAAGGAAGTGATGCCAGAGGGCCTGCGGGTGCTGGAAGCTGCTGCCCGCCGATTTGGTTTCGGCCTTGAGTACCACCACTTCGAATGGGCGAGCTGCGATTACTATCTCCAGCACGGCAAGATGATGCCCGATGACTGGAAAGAACAGCTTTCGGGGATGGATGCCATTTTCTTCGGCGCGGTCGGCTGGCCCGATACCGTACCCGACCACATCTCGCTGTGGGGGTCGTTGCTCAAATTCCGACGTGAGTTCGATCAGTACATCAACCTTCGTCCGGTTCGGCTGTTCGAAGGCGTGCCTTGCCCGTTGGCCAATCGCAAACCCGGCGACATCGACTACTACGTCGTGCGTGAGAACACCGAGGGGGAGTACACATCGCTTGGCGGCATCATGTACGAAAACACCGAACGCGAGATTGTCATCCAGGAGTCGGTCTATTCGCGTCACGGCGCCAATCGGCTGTTGAAGTACGCGTTCGACCTGGCACAAAGCCGCCCACGCAAGCATGTAACGCTGGCGACCAAGAGCAATGGCGTGGCGATCAGCATGCCGTGGTGGGATGCTCGTGCCGATGACGTGGCCAAGGATTACCCCGAGATCACCCTGGACAAGCAGCACATCGATATCCTGGCTGCCCGTTTCGTCCTGCAGCCCGGCCGGTTCGACGTGGTCGCTGCCACTAATCTATTTGGCGACATCCTGTCCGACCTGGGGCCTGCAACGACCGGCACCATTGGTATCGCACCGTCCGCGAACCTCAACCCCGAGCGCGTCTTCCCGAGCCTTTTCGAACCCGTGCACGGCTCCGCGCCGGACATCTACGGGCAAAACATTGCCAACCCCATCGCGATGATCTGGTCGGGCGCTCTGATGCTGGACTTCCTGGGGCAGCGTGAAGCGCACGATGCCATTCTGCGGGCAATCGAACAGGTGCTCAAAGAGGGCCCACGCACGCGGGATCTGGGGGGTGTTGCATCGACGACGGAAGTCGGTGAGGCTGTCGCCGCGCTGGTCTGA